A genomic window from Glycine max cultivar Williams 82 chromosome 17, Glycine_max_v4.0, whole genome shotgun sequence includes:
- the LOC100816571 gene encoding mannosyl-oligosaccharide 1,2-alpha-mannosidase MNS1, translated as MGKKSSSSSTSSTSSVWRYLQPRYYIKRPKRLALVLMICVSITWLFYDRKSLNTGHQDDILKLKEEFTRLENTVENIKGHMKDSTESIENDEANKFTKDISVEEDPINIRRRDKVKDAMLHAWTSYEKYAWGKDELKPQSMNGVDSFGGMGATLVDSLDTLFIMGLDAQFKRATEWVAESLHFHQNIEVSVFETTIRVLGGLLSAYDLSGDKVFLEKAKDLADKLLPAWNTPSGIPYNRINLAYGNTNNPTWARGNSILADSGSEQLEFIALSQRTNDPKYKEKAEKVIKELYRTFPEDGLLPIYINPLTGTKSSGAITFGAMGDSFYEYLLKAWILGNKTEVVTFYREMWEKSMKGLQSMIRRSTPSSFTYLIERLGNADFDKMDELACFVPGMLALGSSNYGPGEAEKFLALGEELAWTCYNFYQLTPTKLAGENYYFRNGQDMSVGTSWNIQRPETIESLFYLWRFTGNKTYQEWGWNIFQAFENNSRIETGYVGLKDVNTGAKDNMMQSYFLSETLKYLYLLFSPPSVISLNEWVFNTEAHPLRIMTRSAHEESGDQEEVFPRHLHGRKEGRINYKK; from the exons ATGGGCaaaaaatcttcttcatcatctacATCATCTACATCATCTGTATGGAGATATTTGCAACCCCGTTATTACATAAAGAGGCCTAAACGACTGGCATTGGTCCTTATGATTTGTGTATCAATTACATGGCTTTTCTATGATCGCAAATCACTCAATACAGGACACCAG GAtgacattttgaaattaaaagaagaatttACTCGCTTGGAAAATACA GTAGAAAATATAAAGGGCCATATGAAAGACTCGACAGAAAGTATCGAAAATGATGAAGCCAATAAATTCACCAAGGATATTTCTGTTGAAGAAGATCCTATCAATATACGACGAAGAGATAAAGTAAAAGATGCCATGCTTCATGCTTGGACATCTTATGAAAAATATGCATGGGGAAAGGATGAACTTAAg CCACAATCTATGAATGGTGTTGACAGTTTTGGCGGTATGGGGGCAACTTTAGTAGATTCACTCGACACATTATTTATAATGGGTCTTGATGCCCAATTCAAAAGAGCTACAGA GTGGGTTGCAGAATCATTGCATTTTCACCAGAACATTGAAGTTAGTGTGTTCGAGACAACCATAAG AGTTCTAGGTGGCCTTCTCAGTGCTTATGATCTCTCTGGTGACAAAGTTTTCCTTGAGAAGGCTAAAGATCTTGCAGATAAGTTATTACCTGCTTGGAATACACCTTCAGGAATCCCCTATAACAGAATTAACTTGGCATATGGCAATACAAATAACCCTACATGGGCGCGG GGAAACAGTATTCTTGCGGATTCTGGTTCAGAGCAACTTGAATTTATTGCTCTCTCTCAAAGGACAAATGACCCCAAGTACAAGGAAAAG GCAGAAAAGGTCATCAAGGAGCTTTATAGAACTTTTCCAGAGGATGGGTTGCTTCCTATATACATTAATCCACTTACTGGAACTAAATCAAGTGGAGCAATTACATTTGGTGCCATGGGTGACAG CTTCTATGAGTATCTACTCAAGGCCTGGATTCTAGGGAACAAGACTGAAGTTGTAACATTTTATAG GGAAATGTGGGAGAAATCAATGAAAGGCCTTCAAAGCATGATTAGGAGGTCAACACCTTCATCTTTTACATACCTAATTGAGAGGCTTGGAAATGCAGACTTTGACAAG ATGGATGAATTAGCATGTTTTGTTCCTGGAATGTTGGCTTTGGGATCTTCTAACTATGGCCCTGGAGAAGCTGAAAAATTTCTAGCACTTGGAGAGGAG CTTGCATGGACTTGTTACAATTTCTACCAATTAACACCAACTAAATTGGCAGGAGAGAACTATTACTTTCGCAATGGACag GATATGAGTGTTGGTACCTCGTGGAATATCCAAAGGCCTGAAACAATTGAGTCTCTATTCTACCTTTGGCGTTTCACTGGAAACAAAACATACCAAGAATGGGGTTGGAATATTtttcaagcatttgaaaacAATTCTCGGATTGAGACAGGATATGTTGGACTCAAAGAT GTGAATACTGGTGCAAAAGATAATATGATGCAGAGCTACTTCCTTTCAGAAACACTTAAGTACCTCTATCTCTTGTTTTCTCCTCCATCAGTCATTTCTCTTAACGAATGGGTGTTCAACACAGAGGCACACCCCTTAAGAATTATGACTAGAAGTGCTCATGAAGAGAGTGGTGACCAAGAAGAGGTATTTCCACGTCATTTGCATGGTAGAAAAGAAGGtcgaattaattataaaaagtag
- the LOC100803916 gene encoding transcription factor bHLH35 isoform X1, which translates to MDVSRKQQIKHRKQRERERESMTDEQQHQFPSSMVSSPLYIHIYHAEVENKSEENRPKIERKRNTKTLAHHILYSLTWIVNSANELLPFKLTMENIGEEYGYWPENDMLFQNEDLGSWAIMDEAALSGSGYYDSSSPDGTGASSSVASKNIVSERNRRKKLNDRLFALRAVVPNITKMDKASIIKDAIEYIQHLHDQEKRIQAEILDLESGNKLKNPTYEFDQDLPILLRSKKKRTEQLFGSVSSRNSPIEIIDLRVTYMGEKTFVVSLTCSKRTDTMVKLCAVFESLKLKVITANITSFSGTLLKTVFIQADEEERDFLHIKIQTAISALNDPLSPMSI; encoded by the exons ATGGATGTTTCGAGGAAGCAgcaaattaaacatcggaaacaaagagagagagagagagagagcatgaCAGACGAACAGCAACATCAATTCCCATCATCGATGGTCTCCTCTCccctatatatacatatataccaCGCAGAAGTggaaaataaaagtgaagaaaacagaccaaaaatagaaagaaagagaaataccAAAACCTTGGCGCATCATATTCTTTATTCCCTCACTTGGATCGTTAATTCCGCGAACGAGCTTCTGCCCTTCAAATTAACCATGGAGAATATTGGTGAGGAGTACGGCTACTGGCCGGAGAACGACATGCTTTTCCAAAACGAAGACCTTGGCAG CTGGGCGATAATGGATGAGGCAGCGTTATCAGGGTCAGGGTACTATGATTCAAGCTCCCCGGACGGTACTGGTGCTTCTTCATCGGTGGCATCTAAGAACATTGTCTCCGAGAGGAATAGAAGGAAGAAGCTCAACGATAGGCTTTTTGCTCTAAGAGCAGTGGTCCCCAACATTACCAAG ATGGATAAGGCTTCTATCATTAAGGATGCTATTGAGTACATCCAGCACTTGCATGACCAAGAGAAGAGAATCCAAGCTGAGATTTTGGATCTTGAATCTGGGAATAAACTCAAAAACCCAACCTATGAATTTGACCAGGACCTCCCTATTCTGCTCAGGTCCAAGAAGAAGAGAACAGAACAGCTATTCGGTTCTGTCAGTTCAAGAAATTCTCCAATTGAAATAATTGAC CTGAGGGTAACATACATGGGAGAGAAGACGTTTGTGGTGAGCTTGACATGTAGCAAAAGGACAGACACAATGGTAAAACTGTGTGCGGTGTTCGAATCTTTAAAGCTGAAAGTCATTACGGCCAATATCACTTCTTTTTCAGGCACGCTTCTGAAGACAGTCTTCATCCAG GCAGATGAAGAAGAGAGAGACTTTTTGCATATAAAAATTCAGACAGCGATTTCAGCTCTCAATGATCCTCTAAGCCCAATGAGTATCTGA
- the LOC100803916 gene encoding transcription factor bHLH35 isoform X2: MDVSRKQQIKHRKQRERERESMTDEQQHQFPSSMVSSPLYIHIYHAEVENKSEENRPKIERKRNTKTLAHHILYSLTWIVNSANELLPFKLTMENIGEEYGYWPENDMLFQNEDLGSWAIMDEAALSGSGYYDSSSPDGTGASSSVASKNIVSERNRRKKLNDRLFALRAVVPNITKMDKASIIKDAIEYIQHLHDQEKRIQAEILDLESGNKLKNPTYEFDQDLPILLRSKKKRTEQLFGSVSSRNSPIEIIDLRVTYMGEKTFVVSLTCSKRTDTMVKLCAVFESLKLKVITANITSFSGTLLKTVFIQGAPTLCLS, translated from the exons ATGGATGTTTCGAGGAAGCAgcaaattaaacatcggaaacaaagagagagagagagagagagcatgaCAGACGAACAGCAACATCAATTCCCATCATCGATGGTCTCCTCTCccctatatatacatatataccaCGCAGAAGTggaaaataaaagtgaagaaaacagaccaaaaatagaaagaaagagaaataccAAAACCTTGGCGCATCATATTCTTTATTCCCTCACTTGGATCGTTAATTCCGCGAACGAGCTTCTGCCCTTCAAATTAACCATGGAGAATATTGGTGAGGAGTACGGCTACTGGCCGGAGAACGACATGCTTTTCCAAAACGAAGACCTTGGCAG CTGGGCGATAATGGATGAGGCAGCGTTATCAGGGTCAGGGTACTATGATTCAAGCTCCCCGGACGGTACTGGTGCTTCTTCATCGGTGGCATCTAAGAACATTGTCTCCGAGAGGAATAGAAGGAAGAAGCTCAACGATAGGCTTTTTGCTCTAAGAGCAGTGGTCCCCAACATTACCAAG ATGGATAAGGCTTCTATCATTAAGGATGCTATTGAGTACATCCAGCACTTGCATGACCAAGAGAAGAGAATCCAAGCTGAGATTTTGGATCTTGAATCTGGGAATAAACTCAAAAACCCAACCTATGAATTTGACCAGGACCTCCCTATTCTGCTCAGGTCCAAGAAGAAGAGAACAGAACAGCTATTCGGTTCTGTCAGTTCAAGAAATTCTCCAATTGAAATAATTGAC CTGAGGGTAACATACATGGGAGAGAAGACGTTTGTGGTGAGCTTGACATGTAGCAAAAGGACAGACACAATGGTAAAACTGTGTGCGGTGTTCGAATCTTTAAAGCTGAAAGTCATTACGGCCAATATCACTTCTTTTTCAGGCACGCTTCTGAAGACAGTCTTCATCCAG GGGGCACCCACGTTGTGCCTCTCTTAA